One genomic window of Rhizomicrobium sp. includes the following:
- a CDS encoding thioredoxin domain-containing protein, producing MNRLANESSPYLRAHKDNPVDWYPWGPEALAAAAAQNKPIFLSIGYSACLWCTVMTEETFSDPEVASLLNENFINILVDREERPDVDQCYQAAANLMGHGGGWPLSAFLTPQKIPFIVGTYFPQEERTGQAPPFRTIIDNVLRARRDEPAQIATVAEALMTQLTNLWHRDMRGPVGPDMLDSAAVRIGQRFDLFFGGLTAQLPKFPSAPHVDVLLRAFLRTGMPQFLQLGAQTLDAVLLGGLWDHVGGGFFRYAQDERWIVPQFEKTLVDNALLLDLTTSFWQHNRNKLCGERIPETVEFLLRDMRSGPAFVTSIQADVDGLNQGNYYLWTEPEIDAALMGTFAVKFKTAYGVTRDGNYNGKTVLQRLKSPAPYPQSDADEALFAKQRELLLKARRQRPAPSRDEKILADQNGLAIAAIAYAGGTFQNTAWIQAAIEAFEYVVKALGDGDRLYHSWIAGTRGAPGFADDYANMARAAIALYEVAGDKRYLEIAKRWTRVLNEHFWDNDRGGYCYTADDADTMIVRSRMVFDQPAPSANATMLKVLTCLMMATADTAYGDRLNALAGAFAGEAQRVFASMPSYFAGLEFAMSGLQLVVIGPPTSAKTHELTDAILGLALPNRFLTVMAPGEAFPSNHSMFGRQMQNGLPTAYICQRGQVSSPVINAVTLTQMLQLPVQRQQPGARPQ from the coding sequence ATGAACCGCCTCGCCAACGAATCCAGCCCCTACCTGCGAGCCCACAAAGACAATCCGGTCGACTGGTATCCCTGGGGGCCCGAAGCGCTGGCGGCGGCGGCGGCGCAGAACAAGCCGATCTTCCTTTCCATCGGCTACAGCGCCTGCCTGTGGTGCACCGTGATGACCGAGGAGACCTTCAGCGATCCCGAGGTCGCCAGCCTCCTCAACGAGAACTTCATCAACATCCTGGTCGACCGCGAAGAGCGCCCCGATGTCGACCAATGCTATCAGGCGGCCGCCAATCTGATGGGCCATGGCGGCGGCTGGCCGCTCTCCGCCTTCCTGACGCCGCAGAAAATCCCGTTCATCGTCGGCACCTATTTTCCCCAGGAAGAGCGCACCGGCCAGGCGCCGCCGTTCCGCACCATCATCGACAACGTGCTGCGCGCCCGGCGCGACGAGCCCGCGCAGATCGCCACGGTCGCCGAGGCCCTGATGACCCAGCTCACCAATCTCTGGCACCGCGACATGCGCGGACCGGTCGGTCCCGACATGCTCGACAGCGCCGCGGTCCGCATCGGCCAGCGCTTCGACCTGTTCTTCGGCGGCCTCACCGCGCAGCTTCCGAAATTCCCCTCCGCTCCGCATGTCGACGTGCTGCTTCGCGCCTTCCTGCGCACCGGCATGCCGCAATTCCTGCAGCTCGGCGCCCAGACCCTCGACGCCGTCCTGCTCGGCGGCCTGTGGGACCATGTCGGCGGCGGCTTCTTCCGCTATGCCCAGGACGAGCGCTGGATCGTGCCGCAATTCGAGAAGACGCTGGTCGACAACGCGCTCCTGCTCGACCTGACGACGAGCTTCTGGCAGCACAACCGCAACAAGCTGTGCGGCGAGCGGATTCCGGAGACCGTCGAATTCCTGCTGCGCGACATGCGCAGCGGGCCGGCCTTCGTCACCTCGATCCAGGCCGATGTCGACGGCCTCAACCAGGGCAATTACTATCTGTGGACCGAGCCGGAAATCGACGCCGCGCTGATGGGCACCTTCGCCGTCAAGTTCAAGACCGCCTATGGCGTGACGCGCGACGGCAATTACAACGGCAAGACCGTGCTGCAGCGCCTGAAGTCGCCGGCGCCCTATCCGCAATCCGATGCCGACGAGGCGCTGTTCGCCAAGCAGCGCGAGCTCCTGCTCAAGGCACGCCGCCAGCGCCCGGCGCCGAGCCGCGACGAGAAGATCCTCGCCGACCAGAACGGGCTCGCCATCGCCGCCATCGCCTATGCCGGCGGCACCTTCCAGAACACCGCCTGGATCCAGGCCGCCATCGAAGCCTTCGAATACGTCGTCAAGGCGCTGGGCGACGGCGACCGGCTCTATCACAGCTGGATCGCCGGCACGCGCGGCGCCCCGGGCTTCGCCGACGACTACGCGAACATGGCGCGCGCCGCCATCGCGCTCTACGAGGTCGCGGGCGACAAGCGCTATCTGGAAATCGCCAAGCGCTGGACGCGCGTCCTGAACGAGCATTTCTGGGACAATGACCGCGGCGGCTATTGCTACACCGCCGACGACGCCGACACGATGATCGTCCGTTCACGGATGGTTTTCGACCAGCCGGCGCCCAGCGCCAACGCCACGATGCTCAAGGTGCTCACCTGCCTGATGATGGCGACGGCCGACACCGCCTATGGCGACCGGCTCAACGCCCTGGCCGGCGCCTTCGCCGGCGAGGCGCAGCGCGTCTTCGCCTCGATGCCGTCCTATTTCGCCGGCCTGGAATTCGCGATGTCGGGGCTGCAGCTCGTCGTGATCGGCCCGCCGACCTCGGCCAAGACCCATGAGCTGACCGACGCGATCCTCGGCCTCGCCTTGCCCAACCGCTTCCTCACCGTGATGGCGCCGGGCGAAGCCTTCCCGTCGAACCATTCGATGTTCGGCCGCCAGATGCAGAACGGGCTGCCCACCGCCTATATCTGCCAGCGCGGCCAGGTTTCCTCGCCGGTGATCAACGCGGTGACGTTGACGCAGATGCTGCAACTGCCGGTGCAGCGCCAGCAGCCGGGCGCCCGACCGCAATAG
- a CDS encoding dienelactone hydrolase family protein — protein sequence MAGQDIRIKSSPDGEFAAYLAAPASGRGPGVVVIQEIFGVNKVMRTIADEFAARGYFALCPDLFWRLEPGVQLTDRTDAEWQRAFDLMNRFDQDAGIKDIQASIGYLRHSVTGCTGKIGAVGYCLGGLLAYLTAARTDADASVGYYGVSIQDKLGEAAKIKKPLMLHIAAKDEYTPPPAQKQIVDGLKGNPLVTVHTYAEMNHAFARPGGAHYDKACADLANGRTSTFFRQHLS from the coding sequence ATGGCCGGCCAGGACATCAGGATCAAGAGCAGCCCCGACGGCGAGTTCGCCGCCTATCTCGCCGCGCCCGCCTCGGGCCGCGGCCCGGGCGTCGTCGTCATCCAGGAGATTTTCGGCGTCAACAAGGTGATGCGCACCATCGCCGACGAATTCGCGGCGCGCGGCTATTTCGCGCTCTGCCCCGATCTGTTCTGGCGGCTCGAGCCGGGCGTGCAGCTCACCGACCGGACCGACGCGGAATGGCAGCGCGCCTTCGACCTGATGAACCGCTTCGATCAGGATGCCGGCATCAAGGACATCCAGGCCAGCATCGGCTATCTGCGCCATTCGGTGACCGGCTGCACCGGCAAGATCGGCGCCGTCGGCTATTGCCTGGGCGGGCTGCTCGCCTATCTCACGGCCGCGCGAACGGATGCCGATGCCTCGGTCGGCTATTACGGCGTGAGCATCCAGGACAAGCTCGGCGAAGCCGCCAAGATCAAGAAGCCGCTGATGCTGCACATCGCGGCGAAGGACGAATACACCCCGCCGCCGGCGCAGAAACAGATCGTGGACGGCCTCAAGGGCAATCCGCTCGTCACCGTCCATACCTATGCCGAGATGAACCACGCTTTCGCGCGGCCGGGCGGAGCGCATTACGACAAGGCCTGCGCCGACCTCGCCAATGGGCGCACATCGACGTTCTTCCGGCAGCATCTGAGCTAA
- a CDS encoding alpha/beta fold hydrolase, whose product MATIVLVHGHMHGAWCWEKIVPLLEAKGHKVVAFDLPARGADKTAHGATSLQQFVDAAERVVRAQDEPVVLVGHSAGGTVLSEIAERMPERVSRLVYVAAMLLPDGESIFSAFVTKSPMDPALAVDGASAVKTEDGLIRRRFYNTSSDEDAALAIEKLCAEPIPPMTQPVRITPERYGRVKRAFIQTRFDNAVPIDAQAAMCAALPCDPVIVMDTDHSPFLSAPQEFAAHIHALAV is encoded by the coding sequence ATGGCGACCATCGTCCTTGTCCATGGGCATATGCACGGTGCGTGGTGCTGGGAAAAGATCGTGCCCCTGCTCGAAGCCAAGGGCCACAAGGTGGTCGCGTTCGACCTGCCGGCGCGCGGCGCGGACAAAACGGCGCACGGCGCCACCTCGCTCCAGCAATTCGTCGATGCGGCCGAACGCGTGGTGCGGGCGCAGGACGAGCCGGTCGTGCTGGTCGGCCATTCGGCCGGCGGAACGGTGCTGAGCGAGATCGCCGAGCGCATGCCCGAGCGCGTGTCGCGGCTGGTCTATGTCGCGGCGATGCTCCTGCCGGACGGCGAGTCGATCTTCTCCGCCTTCGTGACCAAGTCGCCGATGGATCCGGCGCTCGCGGTGGACGGCGCCAGCGCGGTCAAGACCGAGGACGGCCTGATCCGGCGCCGCTTCTACAATACGAGTTCCGACGAAGACGCGGCGCTCGCCATCGAGAAGCTCTGCGCCGAGCCTATCCCGCCGATGACCCAGCCGGTGCGGATCACACCGGAGCGCTATGGACGCGTGAAACGGGCCTTCATTCAGACCAGGTTCGACAACGCCGTGCCGATCGACGCCCAGGCCGCGATGTGCGCGGCGCTGCCCTGCGATCCGGTGATCGTGATGGACACCGACCACTCGCCCTTCCTGAGCGCGCCGCAGGAATTCGCCGCGCACATCCACGCTTTGGCGGTCTAG
- a CDS encoding quinone oxidoreductase, which produces MKAIRFEKTGGPEVLHYVDIDLPPPGPGEAQVKHTVIGVNFIDTYQRSGHYKLPLPSGLGSEAAGMVESVGAGVTTLKPGDRVAYAGAPGAYAEANNIPADRLVKLPDGIGDEIAAAAMLKGMTVQYLLKRTHKVKRGDTIVFHSAAGGVGLIAGQWARHLGATVIGTVGHADKTALALQNGYAHVLDSHDPDWPRKVRGLTGGAGVPVVYDSIGKDTFAGSLDSLAVRGILVSFGNSSGAVPPFEPGILAAKGSLYLTRPSLAHYIRTAQELQETADDLFAVIASGAVKIAVNQRFKLADAAKAHEALHSRHTTGATVLIP; this is translated from the coding sequence ATGAAAGCGATCCGTTTCGAGAAGACCGGCGGCCCCGAAGTCCTCCACTATGTCGATATCGACCTGCCGCCGCCCGGCCCGGGCGAGGCGCAGGTGAAGCACACCGTCATCGGCGTGAACTTCATCGACACCTATCAGCGCTCCGGCCACTACAAGCTGCCTCTGCCATCCGGCCTCGGCAGCGAGGCGGCCGGCATGGTGGAAAGCGTCGGCGCCGGCGTCACCACGCTCAAGCCGGGCGACCGCGTCGCCTATGCCGGCGCGCCGGGCGCCTATGCCGAGGCGAACAACATCCCCGCCGACCGGCTGGTGAAGCTCCCGGACGGCATCGGCGACGAGATCGCCGCCGCCGCGATGCTCAAGGGCATGACGGTGCAATACCTGCTGAAGCGCACCCATAAGGTGAAGCGGGGCGACACCATCGTGTTCCATTCGGCGGCGGGCGGCGTCGGACTGATCGCCGGCCAATGGGCCAGGCATCTGGGCGCCACCGTGATCGGCACCGTCGGCCACGCCGACAAGACCGCCCTGGCGCTGCAAAACGGTTACGCGCATGTCCTGGATTCGCATGACCCCGACTGGCCCAGGAAGGTGCGCGGGCTGACCGGCGGGGCCGGCGTACCCGTGGTCTATGACTCGATCGGCAAGGATACATTCGCCGGCTCGCTGGACAGTCTCGCGGTGCGCGGAATCCTGGTGTCCTTCGGCAATTCCTCCGGCGCGGTGCCGCCCTTCGAGCCCGGGATCCTGGCCGCCAAGGGTTCGCTCTATCTGACGCGGCCTTCGCTCGCGCATTACATCCGCACCGCCCAGGAGCTTCAGGAGACGGCCGACGATCTCTTCGCCGTCATCGCCTCGGGCGCGGTGAAGATCGCGGTGAACCAGCGCTTCAAGCTCGCCGACGCGGCCAAGGCGCATGAAGCGCTGCATTCGCGCCACACGACCGGCGCGACGGTGCTCATCCCGTAG
- a CDS encoding HD domain-containing protein: MTDDASDRAQFKAMVDGTRDDWMKIVAATADFNRGVADRVLAHLKMLAGDCGGFPVDRLEHSLQSATLAHRDGMDEEYVVCALVHDIGDILCSASHADLGATIMKPYVSEANFWMMAHHGIFQGYYFFHYLGLDRDMRDQFRGHPHFEYTARFCARHDQNAFDPAYDAMPLEAFEPMVQRVMARPRNTIYLRPEQQAAAE, translated from the coding sequence ATGACCGACGATGCTTCCGACCGTGCCCAGTTCAAGGCGATGGTCGATGGAACTCGGGACGACTGGATGAAGATCGTCGCCGCGACCGCGGACTTCAATCGCGGCGTGGCGGATCGCGTGCTGGCGCATCTGAAGATGCTGGCCGGCGATTGCGGCGGGTTCCCGGTCGACCGGCTGGAACATTCGCTGCAATCGGCGACGCTCGCCCATCGCGACGGCATGGACGAGGAATACGTGGTCTGCGCCCTGGTTCACGACATCGGCGACATCCTGTGCTCGGCCAGCCATGCCGATCTCGGCGCCACCATCATGAAGCCGTATGTGTCGGAGGCGAATTTCTGGATGATGGCGCATCACGGCATCTTCCAGGGCTACTATTTCTTCCACTATCTGGGGCTCGACCGCGACATGCGCGACCAGTTCCGCGGCCACCCCCATTTCGAGTACACCGCGCGGTTCTGCGCCCGGCACGACCAGAACGCCTTCGATCCCGCCTATGACGCGATGCCGCTGGAGGCTTTCGAGCCGATGGTGCAGCGCGTGATGGCGCGGCCCCGGAACACGATCTACCTGCGGCCGGAGCAGCAGGCGGCGGCAGAGTAA
- a CDS encoding TIGR00645 family protein, whose product MAGKSFEELFEQSLFRSRWLMAPFYVGLVIALIVLLITFGKEVAEETSKVLTLDLEENTVVLWLLTLIDMSLAGNLTLMVVFAGYENFVSKLDLEGNPDKPVWMGKVDFSNMKLKLIASIIAISVIHLLRAFMSIETVDKGNLLWLMELHGIFLVSGVVLAAMDYLGEKGAENQEIEEGAEGQAAEPHHH is encoded by the coding sequence ATGGCCGGCAAGAGTTTCGAAGAGCTTTTCGAGCAGTCCTTGTTCCGCAGCCGCTGGCTGATGGCGCCGTTCTATGTCGGCCTCGTCATCGCGCTCATCGTGCTGCTGATCACCTTCGGCAAGGAAGTGGCCGAGGAGACGTCCAAGGTCCTCACCCTCGATCTGGAAGAGAACACGGTCGTCCTGTGGCTCCTGACCCTGATCGACATGTCGCTGGCCGGCAACCTGACCTTGATGGTCGTGTTCGCGGGCTACGAGAACTTCGTCTCCAAGCTCGACCTCGAAGGCAATCCCGACAAGCCGGTCTGGATGGGCAAGGTCGACTTCTCCAACATGAAGCTGAAGCTGATCGCGTCGATCATCGCGATCTCGGTCATCCATCTGCTGCGCGCCTTCATGTCGATCGAGACGGTCGACAAAGGCAATCTGCTGTGGCTGATGGAGCTGCACGGCATCTTCCTGGTCTCGGGCGTCGTCCTCGCCGCCATGGACTATCTGGGCGAAAAGGGCGCGGAGAACCAGGAGATCGAGGAAGGCGCCGAAGGCCAAGCCGCAGAGCCCCACCACCACTGA
- a CDS encoding pentapeptide repeat-containing protein translates to MDWREVWKDQNFRGSFRRWWWQDWSWDGLASKPNRAALGLDPVGAAGTLQDVWRQEEGRLIDFAGRRWTRFHLPPLFYPELRASRERLVRDRFPPFLCQSDVWDQAKGASTIDELRQRLDAAMRPDDDLRQRWSLEDVASFADLRGVVFPEAFAYSGTELLANLGSAIFCGDFSYYGKVLSRFRFATFAGRVAFRGAEFPVEALFTDATFCADAIFDSANFLGDVQFGGTAFSARASFHGAAPFRRTTSFSRTRFCDAVDFTNCVFQDSTDFSGASFDGVAKFNQVILHSDTDFSGMSFRAGEAPSRDWWPYTIIEARLEDPMRFSGHDRFDILFYRTQIIFWRALYILRWIPPLLVMRWTPMRKIRADRDRATVRYENSFRHLRRLSSEIGDIQAEGMFHALELRCHRARTNARSLDRLVSLLYGILSDYGQSMARPLAVILVFWAVAIAFYSYLLRNAACKAADVPSQSAIIVGAGEKFVPTLFETANRGDPDGWLKCANNAYDILVFCIGMSQVVVLIACVSVFLIALRRRFQVRR, encoded by the coding sequence ATGGATTGGAGAGAGGTTTGGAAGGACCAAAATTTTCGTGGTTCTTTCAGGCGCTGGTGGTGGCAGGATTGGTCCTGGGACGGTCTGGCGAGCAAACCAAATCGTGCAGCGCTGGGATTAGACCCGGTGGGGGCTGCGGGCACGTTGCAAGACGTCTGGCGGCAGGAGGAGGGCCGGCTGATCGATTTTGCGGGTCGCCGGTGGACGCGCTTTCATCTTCCACCTCTATTCTATCCCGAGTTGCGCGCGTCCCGCGAGAGACTGGTACGAGATCGCTTTCCACCTTTCCTATGTCAGTCAGATGTATGGGATCAAGCCAAGGGTGCATCGACGATCGATGAACTCCGCCAGCGGCTGGATGCCGCCATGCGTCCGGACGATGATCTGCGACAGCGTTGGTCTTTGGAGGACGTGGCGAGCTTTGCTGATCTTCGCGGTGTGGTGTTTCCCGAGGCATTCGCTTATTCGGGGACCGAGCTTCTCGCGAACCTCGGCTCGGCTATCTTTTGCGGCGATTTCTCCTACTACGGAAAAGTCCTATCGAGATTTCGATTCGCGACATTCGCTGGCAGGGTTGCATTCAGAGGGGCGGAGTTTCCAGTCGAAGCTCTGTTTACCGATGCTACGTTTTGTGCGGACGCGATATTCGATTCGGCGAATTTCCTGGGCGATGTCCAGTTCGGGGGCACTGCCTTTTCAGCGCGCGCGTCCTTTCATGGTGCCGCGCCGTTCCGGCGGACGACGAGTTTTTCGCGAACGCGGTTCTGTGATGCCGTCGACTTCACGAACTGCGTTTTTCAGGACAGCACGGACTTTTCGGGCGCCTCGTTCGATGGTGTCGCCAAATTCAATCAGGTCATCCTTCATTCGGATACGGACTTCAGTGGAATGTCGTTCCGAGCAGGAGAAGCGCCTTCTCGAGATTGGTGGCCTTATACGATCATCGAGGCCAGGCTCGAAGACCCTATGAGGTTCAGCGGGCATGACCGGTTCGATATTCTCTTCTATCGGACTCAGATAATATTCTGGCGTGCTTTGTACATTCTGAGGTGGATACCGCCATTGCTGGTGATGCGATGGACACCGATGCGGAAGATTCGGGCCGATCGAGATCGTGCGACTGTGCGTTACGAGAATTCGTTCCGGCATTTGCGCCGGCTTAGTTCGGAGATTGGAGACATTCAAGCGGAAGGCATGTTTCATGCCTTGGAATTGCGTTGCCATAGGGCGCGCACCAACGCCCGTTCTCTCGATCGTCTTGTGTCCCTTCTTTATGGCATCTTGTCGGACTACGGGCAGTCGATGGCTCGCCCCTTGGCTGTGATTTTGGTCTTTTGGGCTGTTGCAATCGCGTTCTACAGTTATCTGCTGCGAAATGCGGCATGCAAGGCCGCGGATGTCCCAAGTCAATCGGCGATCATTGTTGGAGCCGGCGAGAAATTCGTCCCGACATTGTTCGAAACCGCAAATCGGGGAGACCCAGATGGTTGGTTGAAATGCGCGAACAATGCCTATGATATACTGGTGTTTTGCATCGGTATGTCGCAGGTCGTCGTGCTGATCGCCTGCGTGTCGGTCTTTCTAATAGCGTTGAGACGCAGGTTTCAGGTTAGAAGGTAA
- the rho gene encoding transcription termination factor Rho, whose amino-acid sequence MKLQDLKSKSPTDLLAFAEELEIENASSMRKQDMLFAILKELAERNVEIMGQGVVETLQDGFGFLRSPESNYLAGPDDIYVSPSQIRRFGLRTGDTVEGPIRSPKDGERYFALLKVTTINFEDPEKIKHKVHFDNLTPLYPTRWLNMELKDPTIKDKTGRVIDIVAPQGMGQRALITAQPRTGKTVILQNIAKAITANHPECYLIVLLIDERPEEVTDMQRSVKGEVISSTFDEPATRHVQVAEMVIEKAKRLVEHKRDVVILLDSITRLGRAYNTVVPSSGKVLTGGVDANALQRPKRFFGAARNIEEGGSLTIIATALIDTGSRMDEVIFEEFKGTGNSEIILDRKVADKRIFPAIDILKSGTRKDELLLDKNTLAKTYVLRRILAPMGTIDAIEFLLDKLRAAKNNADFFDSMNT is encoded by the coding sequence ATGAAGCTGCAGGATCTCAAATCCAAATCCCCCACCGATCTTCTCGCCTTCGCGGAGGAGCTCGAGATCGAGAACGCCTCGTCCATGCGCAAGCAGGACATGCTGTTCGCGATCCTGAAGGAACTCGCCGAGCGCAATGTCGAGATCATGGGCCAGGGCGTGGTCGAGACGCTGCAGGATGGCTTCGGCTTCCTGCGTTCTCCGGAATCCAATTACCTCGCGGGGCCGGACGACATCTATGTCAGCCCGTCGCAGATCCGCCGCTTCGGCCTGCGCACCGGCGACACGGTCGAAGGCCCGATCCGTTCGCCGAAGGACGGCGAGCGCTATTTCGCGCTGCTCAAGGTAACCACGATCAATTTCGAGGATCCGGAGAAGATCAAGCACAAGGTCCATTTCGACAATCTGACGCCGCTCTATCCGACGCGGTGGCTGAACATGGAATTGAAGGACCCGACCATCAAGGACAAGACCGGCCGGGTCATCGACATCGTGGCGCCGCAGGGCATGGGTCAGCGCGCCTTGATCACCGCCCAGCCGCGCACCGGCAAGACGGTCATCCTGCAGAACATCGCCAAGGCGATCACCGCCAACCATCCCGAGTGCTACCTCATCGTCCTTCTGATCGACGAGCGGCCCGAGGAAGTGACCGACATGCAGCGTTCTGTGAAGGGCGAAGTGATCTCCTCGACCTTCGACGAGCCGGCGACGCGCCACGTCCAGGTCGCCGAGATGGTGATCGAGAAGGCCAAGCGCCTGGTCGAGCACAAGCGCGACGTCGTGATCCTGCTGGATTCGATCACCCGCCTCGGCCGCGCCTACAACACCGTCGTGCCGTCATCGGGCAAGGTGCTGACCGGCGGCGTCGACGCCAATGCGCTGCAGCGCCCCAAGCGCTTCTTCGGCGCGGCGCGCAATATCGAGGAAGGCGGCTCCCTGACCATCATCGCCACCGCGCTGATCGATACCGGCAGCCGCATGGACGAGGTCATCTTCGAAGAGTTCAAGGGCACCGGCAATTCGGAAATCATCCTGGACCGCAAGGTGGCCGACAAGCGCATCTTCCCGGCGATCGACATCCTCAAATCCGGCACCCGCAAGGACGAGCTGCTGCTCGACAAGAACACCCTCGCCAAGACCTATGTCCTGCGCCGCATCCTGGCCCCGATGGGCACGATCGACGCGATCGAGTTCCTGCTCGACAAGCTGCGCGCCGCCAAGAACAACGCCGATTTCTTCGACAGCATGAACACCTGA
- the hemJ gene encoding protoporphyrinogen oxidase HemJ, which yields MMWLSNHIDWIKALHVIAVIAWMAGMLYLPRLFVYHSEVPAGSPQSEMLKTHERLLLRRIVNPAMIAVWILGLTLAYVTGAYEDTWLQIKFVLVLALSGLHGFFAATVKTFARDANMRSTRFYRIINEVPFVLVIFIVILAVVKPFA from the coding sequence ATGATGTGGCTGTCCAATCACATCGACTGGATCAAGGCGCTGCACGTCATCGCGGTCATCGCGTGGATGGCGGGCATGCTCTATCTGCCGCGACTGTTCGTCTACCATTCGGAGGTTCCCGCCGGCTCGCCGCAATCGGAGATGCTGAAGACGCATGAGCGGCTCCTGCTGCGCCGCATCGTGAACCCGGCGATGATCGCGGTGTGGATCCTCGGCCTGACCCTGGCCTATGTCACCGGCGCCTATGAGGACACCTGGCTGCAGATCAAATTCGTCCTGGTGCTGGCGCTGAGCGGCCTGCACGGATTTTTCGCCGCGACGGTGAAAACCTTCGCGCGTGACGCCAACATGCGGTCCACCCGGTTCTACCGGATCATCAACGAGGTGCCGTTCGTGCTGGTGATCTTCATCGTGATCCTGGCGGTGGTTAAGCCGTTCGCTTGA
- the hemH gene encoding ferrochelatase — MKLAIVLFNLGGPDSPEAVEPFLRNLFSDPAIITLPAFLRRPLAWFIARRRALVAQDIYAKIGGASPILVETRAQADALDKVLMARGVEAKAFIAMRCWHPFSDETAAQVKAWGADRIVLLPLYPQFSTTTTGSSFLDWQRASVKASIAAPTTRICCYPEAQGFVSAEVELIRAAFAKAKSGVNYRLLLSAHGLPKRTIAKGDPYQSQVERTAKVIVDGLGMENLDWSVCYQSRVGPLEWIGPATDAEIRRAGAKGKGLVIAPIAFVSEHSETLVELDIEYAHLAAASGVADYLRVPTVGMHPDFIAALADLVMQAAKARGTIGAAGGCAGEAKACPRWGDMT, encoded by the coding sequence GTGAAGCTCGCAATCGTCCTGTTCAACCTGGGCGGTCCGGATTCGCCGGAAGCCGTCGAGCCGTTCCTGCGCAATCTCTTCAGCGACCCCGCGATCATAACGCTTCCGGCGTTTCTGCGCAGGCCATTGGCATGGTTCATCGCGCGACGGCGGGCGCTGGTTGCGCAAGATATCTACGCCAAGATCGGCGGGGCTTCGCCGATTCTCGTGGAGACACGGGCACAGGCCGATGCTTTGGATAAAGTGTTGATGGCACGAGGCGTCGAAGCGAAGGCCTTCATCGCGATGCGGTGCTGGCATCCGTTCAGCGACGAGACCGCGGCGCAGGTCAAGGCGTGGGGCGCGGATCGGATCGTTCTGCTGCCGCTATATCCGCAATTCTCGACGACGACGACAGGCTCGTCCTTCCTGGACTGGCAGCGGGCGTCGGTGAAGGCCAGTATCGCGGCGCCGACCACGCGAATCTGCTGTTACCCGGAAGCGCAAGGATTTGTCTCGGCAGAGGTAGAACTTATCCGGGCGGCCTTCGCGAAAGCGAAGTCCGGCGTGAATTATCGGTTGCTGCTGTCCGCGCATGGCTTGCCCAAGCGCACCATCGCGAAGGGCGATCCCTATCAGAGCCAAGTCGAGCGTACGGCCAAGGTGATTGTGGATGGGTTGGGGATGGAAAATCTCGACTGGTCGGTCTGTTATCAGAGCCGTGTTGGGCCGTTGGAGTGGATCGGTCCGGCGACCGATGCGGAGATCCGCCGCGCCGGCGCCAAGGGCAAGGGTCTGGTGATCGCGCCGATCGCTTTCGTGTCGGAACATTCCGAAACCTTGGTCGAGCTCGATATCGAATACGCGCATCTGGCGGCGGCGAGCGGTGTGGCGGACTATCTGCGCGTGCCGACGGTCGGAATGCATCCCGACTTCATCGCCGCACTCGCCGATCTGGTGATGCAAGCCGCGAAGGCGCGCGGTACCATCGGCGCAGCGGGCGGATGCGCGGGCGAAGCCAAGGCCTGTCCGCGTTGGGGGGACATGACGTGA